From one Phocaeicola salanitronis DSM 18170 genomic stretch:
- a CDS encoding GSCFA domain-containing protein produces MEFRTKVELPVNVPLINHSDRLMLWGSCFAENIGKLFIDNKFRCDVNPFGVLYNPLSIANALGQVLCHKRYEESDLKCERGVWLSLMHHGSFSSGSAEECLKKINARIRQAEETLAQTQWMIFTWGTSWVYEWKETGEVVGNCHKLPERLFNRYILKVEDIVEAYGALIERLLSLNPRMHCLFTVSPIRHIKDGMHGNQVSKAVLLLAIQRLTGQYPSCLYFPSYEIMMDELRDYRFYADDMLHPSSVAVDYLWECFGKTFFSPSARSFLDAWEKVKKALAHRPFDAESEQYRRFLSQILLNIEELKEKFTYLDVQNEIELCQARLKK; encoded by the coding sequence ATGGAATTTAGAACGAAAGTCGAATTGCCTGTGAATGTGCCTCTTATCAATCATTCGGATAGGTTGATGCTATGGGGGTCTTGTTTCGCGGAAAATATAGGAAAACTGTTTATAGACAATAAATTCCGGTGTGATGTGAATCCTTTCGGCGTGTTGTATAATCCTTTGTCGATAGCCAATGCACTGGGACAGGTATTGTGTCATAAGCGATACGAAGAATCTGATTTGAAGTGTGAGCGGGGCGTTTGGCTGAGCCTGATGCACCATGGCAGTTTCTCATCGGGAAGTGCGGAGGAATGCCTGAAGAAGATAAACGCGCGTATCCGGCAGGCAGAAGAAACGCTTGCCCAAACTCAATGGATGATTTTCACCTGGGGGACTTCTTGGGTGTACGAATGGAAAGAAACGGGTGAGGTTGTAGGGAATTGCCATAAATTGCCGGAACGTCTTTTCAACCGGTATATATTAAAGGTGGAGGATATCGTTGAGGCGTACGGCGCATTGATAGAAAGACTGCTTTCGCTCAACCCTCGTATGCATTGTTTGTTTACCGTAAGCCCGATCCGGCATATTAAGGACGGCATGCATGGCAATCAGGTGAGCAAAGCGGTGCTGCTGCTTGCCATCCAGCGCCTGACCGGGCAATATCCTTCTTGTCTGTATTTCCCCTCATACGAAATCATGATGGACGAGTTGCGCGATTACCGCTTTTATGCCGATGATATGCTGCATCCCTCTTCGGTGGCGGTTGATTATTTGTGGGAATGTTTCGGCAAGACGTTCTTTTCTCCTTCGGCACGAAGTTTCCTTGATGCATGGGAAAAGGTGAAAAAAGCCTTGGCTCATCGTCCGTTTGACGCGGAATCGGAACAATATCGGCGTTTTTTAAGTCAAATACTGTTAAACATAGAAGAGCTAAAAGAAAAATTCACGTACTTAGACGTCCAAAATGAAATAGAACTATGTCAAGCTCGATTGAAGAAATAG
- the trkA gene encoding Trk system potassium transporter TrkA, with amino-acid sequence MKIIIAGAGAVGTHLAKLLANEKQDIILMDENEERLGKLGNNFDLMTVNISPTSISGLKEAGTANADLFIAVTPNESQNMTACMLASGLGAKKTVARIDNYEYLLPKYQEFFAQRGVHSLIYPEMLAAKDIVDAVKMSWIRQWWEFAGGALVLLGTKMRETAEILNIPLYELGGRNIPFHIVAIKRGNETIIPRGDDSILLNDIVYFTTTKKYIPYIRKISGKESYADVRNVMIMGGSRIAVRTVQYMPEYMRTKIIENDLARCNRLTELVDDKVMIINGDGRDLDLLTEEGIQNTEAFVALTGSSETNILACLAAKRMGVSKTVAQVENIDYISMAESMDIGCVINKKFIAASHIYQMMLDADVSNVKCLTFANADVAEFTVKAGARITRTQVKDAGLPKGATIGGLIRNGEGILVTGNTTIQENDHVVVFCLNMMIKKLEKFFN; translated from the coding sequence ATGAAAATCATCATTGCAGGTGCAGGAGCCGTAGGCACACATTTAGCGAAACTGCTGGCAAACGAAAAGCAGGACATCATCCTGATGGATGAAAATGAAGAAAGATTAGGAAAGTTAGGAAATAACTTTGACCTGATGACGGTGAACATTTCTCCTACCTCCATCTCCGGCTTGAAAGAAGCCGGTACAGCCAATGCAGACTTGTTTATAGCAGTCACCCCCAATGAAAGCCAAAACATGACGGCATGCATGCTTGCTTCCGGATTGGGAGCCAAGAAAACCGTAGCCCGCATCGACAATTACGAATACCTCTTGCCCAAGTATCAGGAGTTTTTTGCCCAACGGGGCGTCCATTCGCTTATCTACCCCGAAATGCTGGCGGCCAAGGACATTGTAGACGCGGTAAAGATGAGTTGGATACGCCAATGGTGGGAATTTGCCGGAGGCGCCTTGGTCCTGTTAGGAACCAAGATGCGTGAAACAGCGGAAATCCTGAACATTCCCCTCTATGAATTGGGCGGACGCAACATTCCGTTCCACATTGTTGCCATCAAACGGGGAAACGAAACCATCATCCCGCGAGGCGACGATTCCATCTTGCTGAATGACATAGTCTATTTCACAACAACAAAGAAATACATCCCCTATATCCGGAAAATTTCCGGAAAAGAGAGCTATGCCGATGTGCGCAATGTCATGATTATGGGCGGAAGCCGCATTGCCGTACGTACGGTGCAATACATGCCCGAATACATGCGCACCAAAATTATCGAGAACGACCTTGCCCGATGCAACCGGCTGACCGAACTGGTAGACGACAAAGTAATGATTATCAACGGAGACGGACGCGACTTAGACTTATTGACCGAAGAAGGCATCCAAAATACAGAAGCGTTTGTCGCTCTTACCGGAAGTTCGGAAACCAATATCCTTGCCTGCCTTGCCGCCAAGCGGATGGGCGTCAGCAAAACGGTGGCCCAGGTGGAAAACATCGACTACATCAGCATGGCGGAAAGCATGGACATCGGTTGTGTCATCAACAAGAAATTCATCGCGGCAAGCCACATTTACCAAATGATGCTGGATGCCGATGTATCCAACGTAAAATGCCTGACCTTCGCCAATGCCGATGTAGCTGAATTTACCGTCAAGGCAGGCGCACGCATCACCCGTACCCAAGTAAAAGATGCCGGATTGCCCAAGGGAGCGACCATCGGAGGGCTGATACGGAACGGCGAAGGAATCCTGGTTACAGGTAACACTACCATCCAAGAGAACGACCATGTCGTGGTATTCTGCCTGAATATGATGATTAAGAAGCTGGAAAAATTCTTCAACTGA
- a CDS encoding NADH-quinone oxidoreductase subunit A: MFFTFLVVAILTAVVLVVAALTISRLIAPRSFNPQKGEPYECGIPTRGQSWVQFKAGYYLFAILFLMFDIETVFLFPWANVVNEVGAYALVCVSFFLLVLILGLAYAWRKGALEWK, translated from the coding sequence ATGTTTTTTACGTTTTTAGTTGTTGCTATCTTGACGGCAGTAGTGCTCGTGGTAGCAGCACTGACTATTTCAAGACTAATCGCGCCACGCTCGTTCAATCCTCAGAAAGGCGAGCCTTATGAGTGCGGTATCCCGACGCGCGGACAGTCGTGGGTACAGTTCAAGGCAGGCTATTACCTGTTTGCCATTCTGTTCCTCATGTTCGACATCGAAACCGTATTCCTCTTTCCGTGGGCGAATGTGGTGAATGAAGTCGGTGCTTATGCATTAGTGTGTGTGTCATTCTTCTTATTGGTATTAATTTTAGGCTTAGCTTACGCTTGGCGGAAAGGAGCGCTGGAATGGAAATGA
- the dxs gene encoding 1-deoxy-D-xylulose-5-phosphate synthase, whose amino-acid sequence MEQTTSYKLLSKIDSPKDLRQLPVESLPEVCKELREMIIDELSRNPGHFGSSLGVIELTVALHYIYNTPYDRIVWDVGHQAYGHKILTGRRDRFCTNRKLNGLCPFPSPAESEYDTFTCGHASNSISAALGMAVAADKKGEADRHVVAVIGDGSMSGGLAFEGLNNASSIPNNLLIILNDNNMAIDRSVGGMKQYLLNLQTSEGYNRLRYIVSQKLHKIGILNDERRKSLLRFNNSLKSVLAQQQNIFEGMNIRYFGPVNGHDVCALAKVLKEIKDMKGPKLLHVHTVKGKGYKPAEEEATIWHAPGMFNKETGERIVKDTTGMPPLFQEVFGNTLLELAEQNEKIIGITPAMPTGCAMNILMKAMPDRAFDVGIAEGHAVTFSGGMAKEGLLPFCNIYSSFMQRAYDNIIHDVAIQKLNVVLCLDRAGLVGEDGPTHHGVFDMAYLRPIPNLTIASPYDEHELRRLMYTAQLPDQGPFVIRYPRGRGTQVDWKCPLEAIPIGKGRKLKEGADLAVITIGPIGNNAAKAIAEAEGQTGKSIAHYDLRFLKPLDKEMLHEIGKKFRFIVTVEDGVLKGGMGSAILEFMSDNGYTPVVKRLGIPDQFIQHGPAEALQAICGIDKTTIYHTLTHILNS is encoded by the coding sequence ATGGAACAAACTACGTCTTACAAATTGTTGAGTAAAATAGACAGCCCGAAGGATTTGCGCCAACTACCTGTCGAGTCTTTACCTGAAGTCTGCAAAGAGCTCAGGGAAATGATTATCGATGAACTTTCGCGCAACCCCGGACACTTCGGGTCGAGTTTGGGAGTCATCGAGTTGACAGTTGCTCTACATTATATATATAATACGCCCTACGACCGTATTGTGTGGGATGTAGGCCATCAGGCGTACGGACATAAAATCTTAACCGGAAGGCGCGACCGTTTTTGCACCAACCGGAAACTGAACGGGCTATGCCCTTTCCCCTCTCCCGCCGAAAGCGAGTATGACACATTCACCTGCGGCCACGCTTCCAATTCCATTTCGGCTGCATTGGGCATGGCTGTAGCCGCAGACAAGAAAGGAGAAGCCGACCGTCATGTCGTAGCCGTTATCGGCGACGGTTCCATGAGCGGAGGATTGGCTTTCGAGGGACTGAACAATGCTTCATCCATCCCCAATAATCTGCTCATCATCCTGAATGACAACAACATGGCCATCGACCGAAGTGTCGGAGGCATGAAACAATATCTGCTCAACCTGCAGACCTCGGAAGGCTACAACCGCCTGCGGTACATCGTTTCCCAAAAGCTGCATAAGATAGGCATTCTGAATGATGAACGGCGGAAGAGCCTGTTGCGGTTCAACAACAGCCTCAAATCTGTTCTTGCCCAACAGCAGAACATCTTCGAAGGAATGAACATCCGATACTTCGGACCGGTAAACGGACACGATGTCTGTGCCCTTGCCAAAGTATTGAAAGAAATAAAGGACATGAAAGGCCCTAAACTGCTGCATGTCCATACAGTAAAAGGAAAAGGATACAAGCCGGCAGAAGAAGAAGCGACCATTTGGCACGCCCCCGGCATGTTCAATAAAGAAACCGGCGAACGCATCGTAAAAGATACCACCGGCATGCCTCCCCTTTTTCAAGAGGTATTCGGAAATACCTTATTGGAATTAGCGGAGCAGAACGAAAAGATCATCGGAATTACCCCTGCCATGCCTACAGGATGCGCCATGAACATTCTGATGAAAGCCATGCCCGACAGGGCATTCGACGTAGGCATTGCCGAAGGGCATGCCGTCACGTTTTCGGGAGGAATGGCGAAAGAAGGATTGCTGCCGTTCTGCAACATCTATTCTTCTTTCATGCAACGTGCCTATGACAACATCATCCACGATGTAGCCATTCAAAAGCTGAACGTAGTATTGTGCTTAGACCGCGCCGGCTTGGTAGGCGAAGACGGACCGACTCACCACGGTGTATTCGACATGGCTTATCTCCGTCCGATTCCGAACCTGACCATTGCCTCGCCTTACGACGAACACGAATTGCGCCGGCTGATGTACACAGCCCAACTTCCCGACCAGGGACCGTTCGTTATCCGGTATCCGCGGGGAAGAGGCACGCAAGTCGACTGGAAATGTCCATTAGAAGCAATCCCCATAGGCAAAGGGCGAAAGCTGAAAGAAGGTGCAGACCTGGCTGTAATCACCATTGGCCCCATCGGGAACAATGCGGCTAAAGCCATTGCAGAAGCCGAAGGGCAAACCGGCAAAAGCATCGCCCACTACGACCTGCGCTTCTTAAAACCGCTTGATAAAGAAATGCTGCACGAAATCGGGAAGAAGTTCCGGTTCATCGTTACCGTAGAAGACGGCGTATTGAAAGGAGGCATGGGAAGTGCCATTCTGGAATTCATGTCAGACAACGGCTACACACCCGTAGTGAAACGACTGGGCATTCCCGACCAATTCATCCAACACGGACCGGCAGAAGCCTTGCAGGCTATTTGCGGAATAGATAAAACAACTATTTATCACACACTTACTCATATTCTGAACTCATGA